Within Lytechinus pictus isolate F3 Inbred chromosome 7, Lp3.0, whole genome shotgun sequence, the genomic segment CAGGTTAGTTAATTTCCTGGAAGCATGACGCATGTGACTACTGGGCTTTGAAATCTCGTGTATTCTCGTTCCgagaattatgaaataaaataggaGGATTAAACGAGAACTTACCGTTTGAAGTTTGATCCTTATTTTATGAGTAATTGGAGGTTAGAGAATACGTGCCCTCCTCTCCCTCCCTTACTCAGGATCTTTTAGGTCTGTTCTCGTAAGCCTCATTTTATTTTCGTTCTCACCAGTAGTCACAGTCGCTTTGAAGATTGAACGTAAGGGGCgggctatcatgtattctcTAACCTCCAATTACTCATAAAATAAGGATCAAACTTCAACCGGTAAATTCTCGTTTAATCCTCCTATTTTATGGTATGAGCCCTATTCCTTGTGATTTCTCAAATTGTTTTTCTATTAATATCAATCACAAGATAAGTGACGTTCAGGGCCTCATGACAACAAATTAGAGCTCCAACATAAGAATGATTTTTAAGACGAATTACAATGATCATATGGAATCAAGCATACAAGTCAACAGCATTATCAATAGCTTAAAGTTGCGTTACAAGCCTCTCGTCACCAGATTAATTGAAGTATGGAAGAACCTATTGCAAAGTGGTTTGGAAGTGTAGATAATAATGGCATTGATTACTGTTCGCTAGAAGATTTAGTcgatcaaagggaaagttgttcacatgtgacatcacacatccttgtcgcattgccaatggaggGTCTCTATAGCATtattgattgcaatattcaaatgctcataactttctcattaattatttgtccgatttttctcaaactttctttgttcttattctttgatttttctgttttgacacaagccaacttgttccaaaggtttcattttcctttaagtcATTAAGggtattaaaatgaaatttaaaatatttattagaaTTGGGGTCTGTTGTTGAGGGAATTTGGTTAATTAAAATCTCTTATGAATGGTTGAAAACCAAGATGTAATTGATTTTAGGAGTAGTGTTTAATTGCACACATTCTGCTATTTCTGCAATGCCTCCCTGGTTGTACATGAAGTTGAAATGAAACCAAGATAGGATTTAACCCAAGAGGTAATCATCTATCTCACCCGTGATATAGCAGATATGTCACATCCTGCTTCCTGAAGTCGCTTGGATTCCTCATCAAGAACTGTGTGAACAAAAAATCAGCACAAATTAGTTAACATAATCAAATATTGTACgcatataatttttcaaataatcCATGAGGGAGAAATATCTATATTATATATGGATAACTTATCTACTGAAAAACCTGAAAACCAATAAACTCTTGAATGACACGCTTGAGATTTCAAGCTTATAATCCCACcaacatattaaaaaatgccATAACAAGAAATAATCATTTGATTAAGATATTGTTTTCAAGCACTGGTTTTCTCTATCTTACAAAATTTTCCCATAGTTATTACAATTTGAGACATTTAGATTTGTTTGTTTATCCTACAATACCActttgaaataacaaaattatatttcaaatagaAATCTGAAAAGTATACTGAAATGGCTGTTACTGATCATTAAAAAGAGACTGATAATCATTTACCAATGAATGCATCTCTCAGAACAATATTCAATCATGAAGTACTTGAACAGAAATTGCTCTATCATGAATCAATATGTGCTTatcaatactttatttttaattgaattgaatgaatttccAAATCTTACTGCCACATATGAATATTAATCTGTAATAATTGTAACATCATGTTTTTCCTTGTTTTCCTGTCAATTTTCAATACTGCTTCCTTTTTCCAAGaactcaaattatttttctctcttcataTTGCAGTGTAACAATGTCGACTTTATAATGTGTTGTATAAAATGTGttcttttgattgtttttgGATATATGTATTGTGCAGGGCCCTGGTTGACAACAGTGTCTAAACCACTGAacaggctaccctgggtaaagaagacaaataaaataaaataaatcatataataTTGGAGAATTACCTTGCTTAGGCAGCTCTTTATCTTTTATCTGTACTGGCTGTATCACTGGTTTGTATTTTTCCTGGAAAGATAAAGACTGGTTATTAATTGAATGAGCCAATGGATtctaaatcatcaaaatcagctgtaaaaaaatgatgtgGAATGTTCACATACTGCTCTTTTTGGGACAAGACTTAAAAGGGGAGTTCACCTTGAAGAAAAGttctttgtaaaaaaatcagaaaaaataaaaatatattgactggccttgaggggaacatcaaatatgttgcctgcaacagaatcatattggcccgagtctttagacgagggcaatatgcttcttttaagggcaacatattttatgtttcccgaaagaagagccagtcaatattataataataatagctggatttataaagtgccttttgcctgaggatacaaagcgctgatattattaccccggctttagctcgagctaccatcaccatATCACCATATCATTATTACGAAAGGCTGTACAATgggtgatttaaagttcagtgttgacctattgatgttggtgttaggtcaagtTTCACATtagtataacaccaaacataaaatgaagatggtctcGAAAAGTCACCCACTAGtttttgagatgtcaataatgtgatctggatcagttttacaaacttaGAATAGATTTTGGAGCtgggggaagcaatccaaattccaacaGAAACACCAATGCCAACAGCAGACTTGATATTCACCCTATGTGTATTTCAAACTatcatttgaaacaatttatATGCCTGTTTGCTTATCACTCCTTCTGATTTCAGGTTATTCACAAACTTAGCAAAGTAATCCTTGCTAAGCAATTGTGACGTAAATTGTTACCTTGCAGTCGCGCATCATGCATGGCGTAAATCTCGGGCCTGGTTTTGTGTATGCACTGGCCGCGCCGTGCATTATCTACAATGCGTTGGTTCATAAACTGGTTCCAGCTAGATTTCCCAAATACTGAAAGTAGCGATCAAAATCGGCTCCTACACTAGCAGAAATATGGCCAATATTGCCCTTTATTTTTGTACAGGATTCCTATGGGCAAAGCCCGGCGagggcaacatggcaaatgtttacctcgttgtggtctcggattgaaagtagcgagtgaaatatatttattcatctgCTAAAATGCCTTGTATAGGTAATAATATTGTTGAAGgcttgaggaaaatccattaagaaTAAGAAAGTCATTAGAATTTAAATTTTGGAATTGTGACATCATTATACAAGAAGCTGTATCATGTACCCTGTATGCAATATAAAAAtgcatatatttcatttctttatggtttgtgatgacttgttttagttttctttttaggaatgggtgtaaaatgatttgtctattgatatacttaaagtacagtaaaaaccattttcaattttctgagaaaacgacatttcattgattttttccaCATGATAAgtaggaaagctgcttgcatatgatgtcacaaatcaaataattcaaattctaataactttttatttttctcaaaactttgggaatatttttttattttttctactatttttacTATAAAGTTTTTGACAGGGTGAACTTGccctttaaataataaaaaaaataaaaaaaatggagatgTGGGATAAAACATTAGTTAGGGGTGACATTATAATGACTCTTTCCCTTGCACCCTCAGTGAGTTGGATTGGAGGAATAGACCTGTGTTTAACTTTAATAGCAATTCAAGGCAGGCTCCAAGTCTGAGACATATACTGTGATATACAATATTTGTAGGTCTACCAATGGTCCAAAATCTGATGTCCAGATTAACAAGACCATGGTATAACTCTGTACTCAAATTATGGAAtgccaaaaatgtcaacattttgttcacataaatttcttattttttactgCCTTATATTCTTTCCTCATATTTCAATTGTGATTTGTGAAGATAAGTATTTCAGTTATGATTCCCAGACAATAATGAATGAAGTAAGTACCAAATGTACTGATGAATTTCACCTAATGTTAATTTCACCACTCCTGTTAGAAATTAGTGCCACAATttgctatccatagttaaaccattattttaacaaataaaactaaatcagatttcagaatacgggccaatgtcaCCTTTTACatttattactattttatttGGCAGATATCCAACctacaatataaaacaaatcaacGATATTAAACAATCACTTCAATTACAAGGACAAAAATAACTGATGCAATAACGCAAATTTCTTTAGACACTGGATGCACCTGGATGAGCTGCCTGGCATTAGGCAATGTTAACCAAATAACAGTAGTCCATAGACTGCCCTAACCCTACACCACCAAGGTGAATCCAGTGTCATATCTTTATGTGACATGCATATATCACATGCAACTATCATAGCATAAACTTGCatgtaaaaatacatatatgaacaaaatatatgttaaaACTTGCTCAGAATCTATAAGCATAAAGCCATTTACATTCAATACTGCATCTTAATGTGACATATTCATTGAAGCTTCAATGTCGACATCATTCAGCCCTCATAGGGAAATTGTTTATTGGACAATAATTTAATCTTTCCCCATTTTACATCAGAGGGCTTCTACTGTGAAAGGCACACAAGACCACAAGGTTGCGCTTGACCATGTATGTGTATGTTACTCTTTAACCCTCTAATCTTGATCAATCTGATATCTGTTTATCATACTTGAGTAAAGAATTCTCACCATTAAATGACCCCAAAACACCCCTAAAGCTTCTCCTTACCACAGCATATCTTAAATGCTTCATACGCTTAGTGACCTCATGAGAAACCTTGGCAGGGTGTGTCCTTCTCTTAGctgttgtcttcaccattaattCATCTAACTCAAGGGTTCTTGTTGAAACTTCTTTCTTTAGTTCCAAATCTACTGCTTCGTAATCTGCAAGAATGAAGATTTGGAACATTAGTGCTGCACAGTTTAGATCATTGCCAGCTGTAAAAACCACAAACATTGTCAAGTAATGTTGATACACTACATTTTCAGCTAAGGCTAAAAACAGAATGGAGATGGGGGGAAGGTTGTGGATGACATTTTTATGACCCCAGTGAGTTTTTTTGTACCTTTAGCTTAGGCAGATCAATTGTCTGACAGACAGAAACACATTCAAATGTCTATTGTTCACAATGTGATATATTGGCTGTTCATTGTCATATCGTGCAGCCATACTTACCTGTATCCCAGGGGTGCTCATATAACATTAAAACAATTCCAGTCTTTTGAGAGATGAAGGGAAAATAAAGGCATTTTGGGTAGCAGAAGCAGTATTGTCAACTTAACTGCATTAGACATTGTGTAAATGAATTTGGAGAAAATCTTATTTTTATGAAACCTGCagcattttcacaaaaatgtattatataaaAGGAACTGTGGGCATCTTTTGTTATCTGATTAATACAGACTTCAGTTTTTTCTCAGGTGAATAGGTAGTTCCACTTTGTCCAACTTTTCTTCTTGTTCTCATcacacatggtctaatccttgTTTGCCAATAACCAGTTTGTCTACtaaccatttagtctaattgcaATTCAGCCCATTCACCATTTTGCCTAGTTTCTAGTTAGGCTATACCTATTCCAACTActgtaatatccacttggtctagcATTCAGTCTTTAtgattaaaaattgtttttttaaacaaattttcatttgtcaAAGTGCAAAATAGTACTTATACatagtggaaattagaccatatGGGCATTAGCCATTAGACTGACAGTTAGACCAAATAATAATGGTTGGACCACAAATAATCAGAccaaattgatagtagaccaaataaGTTTGGCCTCAAAGAAAGAATTTAATATCAGGATACTGTACACCCCTTTTGAACTGCACTATTTAGTCACAGATCAGGGTTGCCAACTGGCCTTTTTTCCGGCCAGATTCCCGAAATCTGGCCGTAAAAAAAGTAGCTTGgccgtgaaaaaaaaaaatttcacggCCAAAGAAATTTGGCCGTATTCTGGCCGTAAAACAGAAATCTTGGCCGTGAGTTTTCATTTCTGGCCTTTTTCATAATCAGATAGAAAAATTGATCAGAAAATCACTTTAAATAGGTCTATGTCATAGAGATGtagcgttattagtatacatctctatggtctaTATATACAAATGCAGTCAGGTTTACGCACGCATGTGCCACGGCGTGTACTTTGCATGGATTAGCCCTGATCTAGCTAACGCTACGGTACGGCGCGGCATAGATATACCATGAAGCTAttaatagcttcatggatatACAGCATGCATTCTCAAAACGCGCGATTAGTTGCGTAACGTGTGGGGGAGGGGATTCTTATATTTATTTGTCAACcagtcaccatcatcatattttcgccatcatatatattatattattaacgtttgttttctttaaaaaaaaagtaattgaataaagtaaaattcaaatatttagttctttttcctttcttttttctttttcttttctacgtatttttttctctcttctttttttttataggataTCTACTAGGATTTAAAATCGAGTAGGTGTGTCTCACAATTTAAAATCAGGGCTTTTACTAAAAATATGTGATAAAAATATGCCTACTAGTATGCAAGTAGGATGGAGATCGATGACAGAGAAAgaaatgaggaaaatcacagctccaacaggggcggatccagcttatCTGAAGGCTGTACATGTTTGGTTAGTCATGACCATATAAAGATGTAATTGCAAAATAAACAGTGTTTGGCTATATAATGTGATCAAAAGTAATCAAAAGCAGCCCAACCTTTACATATTacgttttctatttttttctgttttcttctttctcaatACTTCCTCAACTataattttctctctctctctctttttgtcGTGAGTTTGAAAATCCCCCATGAAGCTTGGCATATGATTAttggcaaaacaaaacaaaacaaaaaagctcAATCTTTTAAATGCTCCTCGAATATAGCTGATATGAACTAGATCGAAATGCATGGTGCTTTCATCGGCCGTTTTCCTCGAGTCGATAGTCACCAATGTACGGTAGGTAACTTTGCGAACTATTCTCCGCTTCAGCACCCGTTCCGCACGGTTTACATGAgatctaacttttttttaaagtatgcaGGCTCTATTAGGGAAGCACATAGCATCATTAATTGAGTATAGGGGTATGTCTAATTATTTCCTAATGTAGATAAAATTTGGccgtgaaaaaaaattgtttagccGAATTTGGCCGCAAAATCTGTTGAGTTTGGCCGTAAAGACTAGCGACGATCTGGCAACCCTGTCACAGATATCTTGAGAAAtggtttcaaattttcattgtcaaCAAAAGGTTTGTCAGCTGCAGCTCAAGCATGCATTTGGCCAAATTTACAGGGACATAACCAACAGACAGTTCTGCCTGACAAACAGTAATGGGAACTGGGATACGTGTACAATCCTTACCCCCTACTACCAGCCAGAATTCCTTACTCTTATTATCTTACCAACTATATCCAATCCCAAAACATGATGTATATGGTAGGAATATTTTGCTGCCAAATCATTGGTGCTAATAAAACTGAaaaatcatctacatgtataacacaAATGTATGAATTAGTAAAGTGCAACAAACATAGaatttcacaaatatttcatCTGATTTTGCCTTCTACAAAGTTTACTACTCCCATTCAATATCTTCTACAtttacagaatttttttttgcatggagGAGCCACTTTCATGACTTCTGTTCATTCCTTGATTCCTACTGCCATTGTTTTCCTGTTTGTCAGTTGATTTGCTACACATGAAAATCCATCTTAATCCATCTACTAATAAGAAAACTAAGTGAAATGAATTTACCTTTGGTTGTATTCCCATCTTCCAATGACTGACTCCATGTTTGACCGTCTACAGTAATGTTGTCATGGACTGTGTTTTCATAAAtctgaataagaaaaaaaaaaacaaattaaacaaaagacTACAACATCCTCAACATATAATTAAACTATTCACACAGCCATTTGGTACTGATGATTCATAGTCAGGCACCATATGTCATCTACTTCGACAAACTGGCCAAGTCTggtttttcactttttatgtgattggtgagatcacaaggaacaactttcaacttggtgacaaatttctaatggtcatcttgaccatgttaggGGTCTAAATGGGGTAAAGAAAACCCTAACTGTGTCGAGTGATACATCAAAATTATTTGTCTTGTaaatactgaacaaaaaagtgtataGAACTGTATACCTAGGGTTGCAAAGGGCTGGAAAATTTCtagaaatttggaaaatttcCATGGGAAGTTTCAGGATTTTCAGCTGCcgggaattttcaatttttttttaaatacaaatttacCATTGATATTGAGTGAACAGCTATTCTTCATGCTTTATATGCTTACGGTAAATAGCAGAGATGTTTATCAAAGTGTAATGTATACGTTTACGTTATACATACATACGCATGTACAATTCAACatggaaaagaaaatcatcacACCCATTACCATTTTCTTAGTTTCTGTAATGTCAAGGGGTTTAGAACCTGTCTTCCATTTCTCATTGCCTGTTAATAGAACAAAAACCCTTGTTGGATCACTCTTTTTTTGGTTCAGTATGGTATATAGGGTCATTGTAGGATGATTTCCATATCCTACATATCATACGGTCTCCTTGGAATGGTCGTACAATTTTCATACTGATTCACAATTATTGTAGTATTGTAGGGGCTATGCAAATCTTTCCTGGCTTCGTCAAGTAGTTTTCTGGACCAGTAATTTCTATGAATTTTTGGATCAAATAAGgatttaacaaaagaaaaaagagctTGCATTTTTAGGTTTTGAATAAATCTACATAattaatgaagttcaataataataataataataacacaagTCATAATAATATTGGGCATACATTTTATAGCACACATATCCACCTTATTtataggtgctcaaggcacccCTGTATTATCCCAGCTTAGCTTGTCTACCAATTCCAGTGCttacagctttttgaggaattatttcctaTTGGTACCAATTAACCTCACCTTGGTTGAGTGCACCAGATTATGCATCTATTGAATCAcacatggctgggattcgaacccacaaccttcAAATTCTTGAatctaatccactgggccacaacgctccataatTCTAGACACTCCCCCACAgacttacatgtatacacaaataAACAACTTAAGTACAGGACTACTAATCACAGCGTTGACTCAAAAACATGGTTCTTAATATGTTCTGAGGGGGTCAGTTTCAAGCTGTAAGCCCTCAAAGAAACCTCAAATTTAGCCTAAAATTACTCCTTTTTTCAGTTTAATATATCTTAGCTTCGTTCGAAGCCATCTTGTAGCCTATATCACAATCTACGTCCCTCGCAATGCTTGATTTTTGTTGACCCTGCAAACCTAGAAGTAAAAGCCTTGTTTTAATTTTACCTAAACACGCTCTGCAGCGTGATGATATGCCCAATGTACGTCGtggaaaaccttttttttttactgaaaatgacCATGGTTCGACGAATTAGCATTGAAATAACGAGAATTGTAAGTTTTCTTctgtattatttcaattaaatgTATTATATACTGTGTTTTAGTCctaaaataaaagcaaatagAGAGGCCTCAATTGGGAATTCTTGTGTTGTCTGATGCGCAAGCCTAGTGTTCTGCGGCCAGTGTGGCATCGCTactgatttttcttctcgttgacaaaataTAGAGCTTTCTTGccttttctgaattttttgtataaagagGGCGAGCAATTTACCTTCATATCTAAGACTCTACAAGTGAAAGACAAGGCACTAAAACTAttttacacgtaaatcgatgcaaagcgttacgcgaagtcggcaaagctagtgtccaatctttttattGTAAAGACTTTGATGGAACGTTTGTTGACAAACGAACATTGGCTCGCACTGCTggcttttttctattttttgttcaattagTCATCGCTTTGAATGTTTTCCAAAAAGTgttatcgtcagcaaaaatgatctaaaaagtatgttttttaatttattgcatACATTTAATCACACAATCATAGGAATTGCACATGAATTTAGAATCTAGTACCCCACACAAATGAATTCACTGCCGAATCCAAAACGCAAATGAACTGCACACAGGTCGTGCACAATTCGCTTTTGCATTTTG encodes:
- the LOC129265630 gene encoding kinetochore-associated protein NSL1 homolog gives rise to the protein MKIYENTVHDNITVDGQTWSQSLEDGNTTKDYEAVDLELKKEVSTRTLELDELMVKTTAKRRTHPAKVSHEVTKRMKHLRYAVEKYKPVIQPVQIKDKELPKQVLDEESKRLQEAGCDISAISRDLPLLEDKASRLIEARQLRSSMKSNRIYKVISQPLTDESKMAASLTPLQHRLANETPSPIKPTPRHSLRALKVQSHPINNNFKVEDSDKPT